A window from Ignavibacteriota bacterium encodes these proteins:
- a CDS encoding AAA family ATPase → MMYYKPYLKLQRLVVIGQNGQIGFDEKFMSKLNIIRGTNSSGKSTISNFIFYVLGGDFNNWTTEASKADSVIAEISVNDSIFTLRRLVTQNSQQPMYVYWGKYEDSNSSEGWQIFPYRQTDNQRSFSNILFSTLNMPELKNDNESNITLNQILRLIYIDQKSPTLSLFKHEDFDSPLTRKAITELLFGIYDNDLYNDRLSLRDLNRTFDDKKKETHGILQIYAELGNKIDINEIEMDIQKAEEELKDVQNKLKEIKEKEHVVLDSRKKLVYTKLKYEIINEKHAYSQILEDIKKYEYDIEDSNYFIESLIKRKKSLDDSSLIRENLGYLKITHCPNCLSPLEDSSINDICFLCKNPINKNEEQSTLSRMGIELENQIKESKKLLEEKKEKLKGLNLKTATIIENIKRYQRNIDEILEEVRSTRDSETESLYVKKGQLEAQIQFLGKELNASNQLKLLKEELLKLEKEINLIKDKILLAERKQNERYGKSLATIEKYTLLILKKDLERQDEFKYGLNVELSPTKDTFTLDGKNNFSESSNTLLKNAVRFGIFFASLELDFFRYPRFIICDNTEDKGMEEIRSQRFQENILELSSKFDVEHQIILTTSMISSDMNNDELCIGEEYSVNNKTLKFND, encoded by the coding sequence ATGATGTATTATAAACCATATCTAAAATTACAACGGTTAGTTGTTATTGGCCAAAATGGACAAATTGGTTTTGATGAGAAATTTATGTCAAAACTAAATATTATTAGAGGAACAAATAGTTCTGGAAAATCCACCATATCTAATTTTATATTCTATGTTTTAGGTGGTGATTTTAATAATTGGACTACAGAAGCTAGCAAAGCAGACTCTGTAATAGCTGAAATTTCTGTAAATGATTCAATTTTTACACTTAGGCGTTTAGTTACCCAAAATTCACAGCAACCGATGTATGTTTATTGGGGAAAATATGAAGATTCTAATTCATCTGAGGGTTGGCAAATATTCCCATATCGTCAAACTGATAACCAGAGAAGTTTTTCGAATATTTTATTTTCAACTTTAAATATGCCTGAACTTAAAAATGACAATGAAAGTAACATTACACTTAATCAAATTTTGAGACTTATTTATATTGATCAAAAAAGTCCAACTTTATCTTTGTTCAAGCATGAAGATTTTGATTCACCATTAACAAGGAAAGCAATAACTGAATTATTATTTGGTATATATGACAATGATTTATATAACGATAGACTTTCTCTAAGAGACTTAAATAGAACTTTTGATGATAAAAAAAAGGAAACGCATGGTATTTTACAAATATATGCTGAACTTGGTAATAAAATAGATATTAATGAAATTGAGATGGATATTCAAAAAGCGGAGGAAGAATTAAAAGATGTTCAGAATAAATTAAAGGAAATAAAAGAAAAAGAACATGTGGTTTTAGATAGTCGAAAAAAATTAGTTTATACTAAGTTAAAATATGAAATTATTAATGAAAAACATGCTTATTCACAAATTCTTGAGGACATTAAAAAATATGAATATGATATTGAAGATTCAAATTATTTTATTGAGTCACTTATTAAGAGAAAAAAGTCTTTGGATGATTCGTCTTTAATAAGAGAAAATCTTGGATATCTTAAAATAACACATTGCCCAAACTGTTTATCTCCATTAGAAGATAGCTCTATTAATGATATTTGTTTTTTATGTAAAAACCCAATTAATAAAAATGAAGAACAATCAACTCTTTCCCGAATGGGAATTGAATTAGAAAATCAAATAAAAGAATCAAAGAAATTACTTGAAGAAAAAAAAGAAAAATTAAAAGGATTGAATTTAAAAACTGCAACGATCATTGAAAATATAAAAAGATATCAAAGAAATATTGATGAAATTCTTGAGGAAGTTAGAAGCACAAGGGACAGTGAAACTGAATCTTTGTATGTTAAAAAAGGTCAATTAGAAGCACAAATCCAATTTCTTGGAAAAGAATTGAACGCATCAAACCAGTTAAAATTACTAAAAGAAGAGTTATTAAAATTAGAAAAAGAAATTAACTTAATAAAAGATAAAATTTTACTCGCAGAAAGAAAACAAAACGAAAGATATGGTAAAAGTCTTGCAACAATTGAAAAATATACATTATTGATCTTGAAAAAAGATCTTGAAAGACAAGATGAATTTAAATATGGTCTAAATGTCGAACTTAGTCCTACAAAAGATACTTTTACACTTGATGGTAAGAATAACTTTTCAGAAAGCTCAAATACTTTATTAAAAAATGCTGTACGTTTCGGAATTTTCTTTGCCTCACTTGAATTAGATTTTTTCAGATATCCCAGATTTATAATTTGTGATAATACCGAAGATAAAGGTATGGAAGAAATAAGAAGTCAGAGGTTTCAAGAAAATATTCTTGAATTATCAAGCAAGTTTGATGTTGAGCATCAAATTATACTAACTACATCAATGATATCATCTGATATGAATAATGACGAATTATGTATTGGAGAAGAATACTCTGTAAATAATAAAACTCTTAAATTTAATGACTAA
- a CDS encoding DUF1508 domain-containing protein: MKFHVYKDSRAEWRWNLRASNGKIIATSGEGYNNKLDCLHAIDLIKKYAPTAVVVED; this comes from the coding sequence ATGAAATTTCATGTTTACAAAGATAGCAGAGCAGAATGGCGTTGGAACTTAAGAGCTTCAAATGGTAAAATTATTGCAACTTCCGGAGAAGGTTATAATAATAAATTAGATTGTTTGCATGCTATTGATTTAATTAAAAAATATGCACCAACAGCAGTAGTTGTTGAAGATTGA
- a CDS encoding restriction endonuclease subunit S, whose product MTKTLPPNWSLIKLGEISAKIHYDYTASSNITKVGLKLLRITDIQNGNVNWEIVLFCEIEYDELNKYLLKDNDIVFARTGATVGKSFLIKGKIPASVFASYLIRVQLKDNTCSNYIYLFFQSNNYWIQIKKVQQVLVNQMLMQKNL is encoded by the coding sequence ATGACTAAAACCCTCCCTCCCAACTGGTCTCTGATTAAGCTTGGTGAAATTAGTGCTAAAATTCATTATGATTATACAGCATCTTCAAATATTACAAAAGTTGGTCTTAAACTATTGAGAATTACAGATATCCAAAATGGAAATGTAAATTGGGAAATTGTTCTTTTTTGTGAAATTGAATATGATGAATTGAATAAGTATTTATTAAAAGACAATGATATTGTTTTTGCTCGTACAGGGGCGACTGTTGGGAAGAGTTTTTTAATAAAAGGAAAAATTCCAGCTTCTGTTTTTGCATCATATTTAATTCGAGTTCAATTGAAGGACAATACTTGCTCCAATTATATTTATCTTTTCTTTCAGTCAAATAATTACTGGATTCAAATCAAAAAAGTTCAGCAGGTATTGGTCAACCAAATGTTAATGCAAAAAAACTTGTAA